A window from Acropora palmata chromosome 14, jaAcrPala1.3, whole genome shotgun sequence encodes these proteins:
- the LOC141866416 gene encoding glutamate carboxypeptidase 2-like yields the protein MDDDMVELTYKKRQKQRRIHCIAVILALIVAFFIGFLIGFLAVKTKSEDKDEERERKDSKYEFQEELEDMKKHHMKFQESVSEEQLRSTLKFFSKEPHIAGSTRQKELAVELAKRWKEYGFDRVEQPEYKALLSFPNTTHPTRITIKYKNGTIIHQIKGEEQDGGSKSAVLPFLGYSPSGKAEGDLVYVNYGRVEDFDKLKNLSVNVTGRIAIMRYGKIFRGNKIANAASYGAIAALLFSDPADYALAGGDPKDTYPNTAWLPSTGVQRGSLYTFPGMGDPQTPGIAAIPGMYRRSREESELPPIPAHPMGYGDAIQFLSRMGGSEAPEDWKGSLDLSYRLGPGYVNSEITVAVDVKNYYEVKSIFNVIGTMNGNVEPDRYVMIGNHRDAWVNGAVDASSGTTVTDEIARGLGELKKAGWKPRRTIMICSWGAEEYSLIGSVEWVEQHEKLLSERAVIYLNADTAVGGNYVLSMASSPLVKGTLQDFAKKVDDPSAHDDKKTVYDITAERDSLMPKTDPPKPNIRNLGSGSDFASFYQFIGVPAADFGYRGYNNTGVFYPVYHTQHDTFEWLTKFIDPEFKYFKAASQLCGRLLLAFADMPLLRMNVTLYSEALEESLKTLKKNYGNQLKGHNTLALLESAIVKFKATAENFTKAQNEVEDKIRKFEEPSFARLRRFNDRLIKVERAFIYAYGLPGRRLVRHVIFAPGKYNLYGSSSFPGVSDILYKLHETGDVNAVDLQLSIATQSVLAASDILSGPY from the exons ATGGACGACGACATGGTGGAGCTGACTTACAAGAAGAGACAAAAGCAAAGACGAATTCACTGCATCGCTGTAATCCTCGCTTTGATCGTCGCCTTCTTCATTGgatttctgattggttttttGGCGGTGAAAACAAAGTCCGAGGACAAGGACGAAGAACGCGAAAGGAAAGACagcaaatatgaatttcaagAAGAACTAGAAGACATGAAAAAGCATCATATGAAATTTCAAGAAAGTGTAAGCGAAGAACAGCTAAGGAGCACACTGAA GTTTTTCTCTAAAGAGCCGCACATCGCCGGATCGACCCGTCAGAAGGAACTTGCCGTTGAGTTGGCCAAGCGCTGGAAGGAGTACGGCTTTGATCGCGTGGAACAACCCGAGTACAAAGCACTGCTGTCCTTTCCCAACACCACACACCCGACGAGAATCACcattaaatataaaaatggAACCATTATTCATCAAATCAAAGGAGAGGAACAG GATGGCGGCTCCAAGAGTGCAGTGCTGCCGTTCCTAGGTTACAGTCCCAGTGGTAAGGCTGAGGGGGATCTTGTTTACGTCAACTATGGCCGAGTGGAAGACTTTGACAAACTCAAGAATCTCAGCGTTAACGTGACGGGAAGGATCGCCATCATGAGATACGGGAAAATATTTCGCGGCAACAAG ATAGCAAATGCAGCAAGTTATGGCGCCATAGCTGCTCTTTTGTTCTCAGACCCTGCTGATTACGCGTTGGCAGGGGGAGATCCTAAGGATACATATCCCAACACTGCTTGGCTACCATCCACTGGAGTACAACGGGGATCCCTCTACACTTTTCCAGGAATGGGAGATCCTCAAACACCCGGAATAGCGGCAATCCCAGGGATGTACCGGAGATCGAGAGAAGAAAGCGAACTGCCCCCCATCCCTGCACATCCCATGGGATATGGCGACGCTATTCAGTTTCTCAGCAGAATGGGAG gtTCCGAGGCTCCGGAAGATTGGAAGGGATCTCTGGACCTAAGTTATCGTCTTGGACCTGGCTACGTCAACAGCGAGATAACTGTCGCGGTTGACGTCAAAAACTATTACGAAGTCAAATCTATCTTCAACGTGATTGGTACAATGAACGGTAACGTGGAACCTGACCGCTATGTTATGATTGGCAACCACAGAGATGCATGGGTAAATGGAGCTGTTGATGCGAGCAGTGGAACCACTGTCACAGATGAAATTGCTCGCGGGCTCGGAGAGTTGAAAAAGGCCGGATGGAAACCCCGTCGTACCATAATG aTTTGCAGCTGGGGAGCAGAGGAATACAGTCTTATTGGGTCAGTAGAATGGGTTGAACAACACGAGAAACTTCTTTCTGAACGAGCTGTAATCTACCTCAACGCGGACACAGCAGTGGGAGGCAATTACGTGTTATCCATGGCTTCCTCGCCGCTTGTTAAAGGCACATTACAGGACTTCGCCAAAAAAGTAGATGATCCCAGTGCGCATGATGATAAAAAGACAGTTTATGACATCACTGCTGAAAGGGATTCCCTGATGCCAAAGACAGACCCTCCCAAACCAAACATAAGGAATTTGGGGTCCGGAAGTGATTTTGCGTCATTTTATCAGTTTATAGGCGTCCCTGCTGCGGATTTTGGCTACAGGGGTTACAACAATACTGGTGTTTTCTACCCTGTGTATCACACCCAACACGACACCTTCGAATGGTTAACGAAATTCATTGATCCTGAATTTAAGTACTTCAAAGCAGCTTCTCAGCTCTGTGGTCGTTTGCTCCTCGCGTTTGCCGACATGCCGCTGCTACGGATGAATGTAACGCTATACTCAGAAGCACTGGAGGAATCTTTGAAAACTCTGAAGAAGAACTATGGCAACCAGTTGAAAGGGCACAATACACTTGCGCTCTTAGAAAGCGCTATTGTGAAGTTTAAAGCAACTGCTGAGAACTTCACAAAGGCCCA GAACGAAGTCGAAGACAAAATCCGAAAGTTCGAGGAACCAAGTTTTGCGAGGCTGCGCAGATTCAATGACCGATTGATCAAAGTGGAGCGAGCGTTTATCTATGCCTATGGCCTACCTGGAAGGCGCTTGGTGCGTCACGTGATCTTTGCTCCCGGCAAGTACAACCTATATGGTTCGTCCAGTTTTCCTGGAGTCAGCGATATTTTGTACAAGTTGCACGAGACAGGGGACGTAAACGCGGTGGACCTACAATTGTCAATTGCTACACAGTCTGTCCTTGCAGCCTCCGATATTCTAAGCGGACCTTACTAG
- the LOC141866417 gene encoding glutamate carboxypeptidase 2-like, whose amino-acid sequence MDDKVGLTYQKRKRQRQIRCIAGIVALIVAFFIGFLIGFLAVKAKDESRQDVKSGFKEQLEDMKKHHMKFQESVSEEQLRSTLKFFSKEPHIAASSRQKELAVELAKRWKEYGFDRVEQPEYEALLSFPNTTHPTRITIKYENDTIIHQIKGEEQDGGSKSAVLPFLGYSPSGKAEGDLVYVNYGRVEDFDKLKNLSVNVTGKIAIMRYGKIFRGNKVENAANNGAIAALIFSDPGDYALAGGDPKDTYPNTAWLPATGVQRGSIYTASGVGDPQTPGIAAIRGMYRRSREESALPSIPAHPMGYGDAIHFLSRMRGPEAPEDWRGALDITYRLGPGYTNNKIIVTLEVNNYYEVKPFFNVIGTMYGDVEPDRYVLIGNHRDAWVNGAVDAGSGTTVTTEIARGLGELKKAGWKPRRTIMICSWGAEEFSIIGSREWVEQHEKLLSERAVMYLNVDTGVQGNYLFTMASSPLVKDMLRDFSKMVEDPSAHDDKTSIYDIMAERNPSDPAMDPPKPTVGSLGSGSDYAAFFQFVGVPSADFHYMGYNNTIVYYPVYHTQHDTFEWLTKFIDPDFKYHKAQAQLCGLLLLAFADMPLLKMNAMLYSEALVDSFKSLNDEYNIELKNHKGTLELLEDSIKKFSETAAKFTEAQKKMEEKIQRFEEPSFAQLRRLNDRLIRVERAFIYSYGLPGRRLIRHLIFAPSKYNTYGSSTFPGVSDTLYALAQTSDRNEVDRQISIATQAILAAVDILSGPY is encoded by the exons ATGGACGACAAAGTAGGGCTCACTTACCAGAAGAGAAAAAGGCAAAGGCAAATTCGCTGCATCGCTGGAATCGTTGCTTTGATCGTCGCCTTCTTCATCGgatttctgattggttttttGGCTGTGAAAGCAAAGGACGAAAGTCGACAAGACGTGAAAAGTGGATTTAAAGAACAACTAGAAGATATGAAGAAGCATCATATGAAATTTCAAGAAAGTGTAAGCGAAGAACAGCTAAGGAGCACACTGAA GTTTTTCTCTAAAGAGCCGCACATTGCCGCATCGAGCCGTCAGAAGGAGCTCGCCGTTGAGTTGGCCAAGCGCTGGAAGGAGTACGGCTTTGATCGCGTAGAACAACCTGAGTACGAAGCACTGCTGTCCTTTCCCAACACCACACACCCGACGAGAATCACCATTAAATATGAAAACGACACCATTATCCATCAAATCAAAGGAGAAGAACAG GATGGCGGCTCCAAGAGTGCAGTGCTGCCGTTCCTAGGTTACAGTCCCAGTGGTAAGGCTGAGGGGGATCTTGTTTACGTCAACTATGGCCGAGTGGAAGACTTTGACAAACTCAAGAATCTCAGCGTTAACGTGACGGGAAAGATCGCCATTATGAGATACGGGAAAATATTTCGTGGGAATAAG GTAGAAAATGCAGCGAATAATGGCGCCATAGCTGCTCTCATCTTCTCAGACCCAGGGGATTACGCTTTAGCAGGGGGAGATCCTAAGGATACATATCCCAACACTGCTTGGCTTCCAGCCACTGGAGTACAACGGGGATCTATATACACCGCTTCAGGTGTGGGAGACCCCCAGACACCCGGAATAGCGGCAATCCGAGGGATGTACCGGAGATCGAGAGAAGAAAGCGCATTGCCCAGCATCCCAGCTCATCCCATGGGATATGGTGACGCTATTCACTTTCTTAGCAGAATGAGGG GTCCCGAGGCTCCGGAAGATTGGAGAGGGGCTCTAGATATAACTTATCGTCTTGGACCTGGCTACACCAACAACAAGATAATTGTCACACTTGAAGTGAACAATTACTATGAAGTCAAACCATTCTTCAACGTGATTGGTACAATGTATGGTGACGTGGAACCTGACCGCTATGTTTTGATTGGTAACCACAGAGATGCATGGGTAAATGGAGCTGTTGACGCTGGCAGTGGAACCACTGTCACAACTGAAATTGCTCGTGGGCTCGGAGAGTTAAAAAAGGCGGGATGGAAGCCTCGCCGAACAATTATG ATCTGTAGCTGGGGAGCTGAGGAATTCAGCATAATTGGATCAAGAGAATGGGTCGAACAGCATGAAAAATTGCTTAGTGAAAGAGCTGTGATGTACCTCAACGTAGACACGGGCGTGCAAGGAAATTACTTATTTACCATGGCTTCTTCGCCGCTTGTGAAAGATATGTTACGAGATTTCAGCAAAATGGTGGAAGATCCTAGCGCGCATGACGATAAAACATCAATTTATGACATCATGGCTGAAAGAAACCCCTCAGATCCTGCGATGGACCCTCCCAAGCCGACCGTGGGTAGTCTAGGATCTGGAAGTGATTATGCGGCATTCTTTCAGTTTGTTGGAGTCCCTTCGGCAGATTTTCATTACATGGGCTATAACAATACTATAGTTTACTACCCTGTGTACCACACCCAACACGACACGTTCGAATGGCTGACGAAATTCATCGACCCGGACTTCAAGTACCACAAGGCACAAGCACAATTATGCGGTCTCCTACTTCTCGCATTTGCTGACATGCCATTGTTGAAGATGAATGCGATGCTGTACTCAGAGGCACTGGTGGACTCTTTCAAATCCCTGAATGACGAATACAacattgaattgaaaaacCACAAGGGTACACTCGAACTCTTGGAAGATTCTATTAAGAAGTTCAGTGAGACAGCTGCGAAATTCACAGAGGCTCA aaagaaaatggaagaGAAAATCCAACGGTTTGAAGAACCAAGTTTTGCTCAACTGCGCAGACTCAATGACCGATTGATCAGAGTGGAGCGAGCATTCATCTACTCCTATGGCCTACCTGGAAGACGCTTAATCCGCCATCTTATCTTTGCACCTAGCAAGTACAACACGTATGGTTCATCTACCTTCCCTGGTGTCAGCGATACGCTGTATGCACTGGCGCAGACTAGCGATCGAAATGAGGTTGACCGTCAGATATCAATCGCGACGCAAGCCATTCTTGCTGCCGTTGATATACTATCTGGCCCTTATTAA